A single window of Nicotiana sylvestris chromosome 3, ASM39365v2, whole genome shotgun sequence DNA harbors:
- the LOC138888163 gene encoding uncharacterized protein produces the protein MFFYLMTLSLQKFIKKDIPVLPNETPDNERFLVTEAWKHSNFLCKNYILSGLEDDLYNVYSNVKMSKELWIALEKKYKTEDVGLKKFVAAEFLDYKMVDSKSVIIQVQELEVIIHDLLVEGISQISTDVESINFIICINRIFLEGIVINETYQVAAMIEKLPPLWKDFKNYLKHKLKEMSLEDLIVRLRIEEDNKAVEKKGRENSTIMGANIVEDAPQNNRNKKKASGPKNNQSKKRFNENCYNCRKAGHKCHNPGSPSMHHRDGT, from the coding sequence atgttcttctacttgatgACTTTAAGTCTACAGAAGTTCATTAAGAAAGATATTCCTGTTCTGCCCAACGAAACTCCAGACAATGAACGCTTTCTCGTGACTGAGGCATGGAAGCATTCTAATTTTCTATGCAAGAATTacattcttagcggactggaggacGATCTATATAACGTCTATAGTAATGTGAAGATGTCAAAAGAACTGTGGattgcgcttgaaaagaaatacaaaactgaagatgtcggGTTGAAGAAATTTGTTGCCGCtgaatttttggactacaaaatggtagatagcaagtctgttattatcCAAGTCCAGGAATTAgaagtgattattcacgatctccttgtTGAAGGTATAAGTCAAATTAGTACTGATGTTGAAagtattaattttattatttgtatTAACAGAATTTTCCTTGAAGGTATTGTCATCAATGAAACATACCAAGTtgcagcgatgattgagaagttgcctcctttgtggaaggacttcaaaaactacttgaaacacaaactcAAGGAGATGtcgcttgaagatctcattgttcggttaagaatcgaagaggacaacaaagctgtTGAAAAGAAAGGTCGtgaaaactcaacaataatgggagcaaacattgttgaggatgctcctcaaaataatagaaataagaagaaggcttctggaccgaaaaacaaccaaagcaagaagcggttcaacgaaaattgctacaactgtagaAAAGCTGGACACAAATGTCacaaccccggttcgccctccatgcaccatcgtgacggcacctag